In one window of Ptiloglossa arizonensis isolate GNS036 chromosome 5, iyPtiAriz1_principal, whole genome shotgun sequence DNA:
- the Fs(2)ltopp43 gene encoding female sterile (2) ltoPP43: MAAVIRVKRRHDDEPLNALLIACKRFKSAENEEAEESTALTPLTTVVKFAGTVKNQEDDVVEHLIQNLRKDELKANFKQHSVDILTKVREQVKQISAENRYKVINCFRSLDNSKLQEWEDKVMTVIDVEDSVSCAIPEEHSTEEDEVYVYDLYYGQTENELDIDHMVSVHPIDQELVFDTYRNNGHSEIECESENSNSESNWRNDYPDSDHSEGSIDDDDIREAVMNMRLEEGSDLSSEDDFVYAVSEKDVEAYGYKYAKYKAKIKEELGEDESDISECSGEYVYEESDKDNDSNTDKN; the protein is encoded by the exons ATGGCAGCGGTAATACGTGTGAAACGTAGACACGATGACGAACCATTAAATGCATTATTAATTGCATGTAAACGATTTAAAAGTGCAGAAAATGAGGAAGCAGAAGAATCGACCGCCCTTACTCCGCTGACAACGGTTGTTAAATTTGCCGGGACCGTTAAGAATCAg GAAGATGACGTTGTTGAACACTTGATTCAAAATTTGAGGAAAGACGAATTGAAAGCGAATTTCAAGCAACATTCTGTAGATATTTTAACTAAAGTACGAGAACAAGTAAAACAGATTTCGGCAGAAAATCGTTACAAAGTAATTAATTGTTTCCGGTCTTTGGATAACTCTAAACTTCAAGAATGGGAAGATAAGGTTATGACAGTAATAGATGTAGAGGACTCTGTCTCATGTGCTATTCCAGAGGAACATTCCACAGAAGAA GATGAGGTTTACGTGTATGATTTGTATTATGGACAAACTGAGAACGAGCTAGACATAGATCATATGGTATCTGTGCATCCAATCGATCAAGAATTGGTTTTCGATACTTATAGAAATAATGGTCATTCTGAGATTGAATGCGAATCAGAGAATTCTAATTCAGAGTCcaattggagaaacgattacCCTGATTCCGATCACTCCGAAGGATCAATCGACGATGACGATATACGGGAGGCTGTTATGAATATGAGGTTGGAAGAAGGCTCGGATTTGTCCAGCGAAGATGATTTCGTTTATGCAGTCAGTGAAAAGGATGTAGAGGCCTATGGCTATAAGTATGCAAAATACAAAGCAAAGATAAAGGAGGAATTAGGCGAAGATGAAAGTGATATTAGCGAATGTAGTGGAGAATATGTATACGAGGAATCGGATAAGGATAACGATTCCAATACAGACAAGAATTGA